The following coding sequences lie in one Homalodisca vitripennis isolate AUS2020 chromosome X, UT_GWSS_2.1, whole genome shotgun sequence genomic window:
- the LOC124368616 gene encoding calexcitin-2-like: MWEEYSRNPNSVLDWQLQFRDFMFDLEDTSGDGAIDEEEFAMICSSYNVPEQNARDAFRKFSRNGTLEITREKFGELWVEYFASEDPSAPGNFIFGVTKFE; the protein is encoded by the exons ATGTGGGAAGAATATTCGCGCAACCCCAATAGTGTACTTGACTGGCAACTACAATTTCGTGACTTCATGTTTGATCTTGAAGACACATCAG GTGATGGCGCCATCGACGAGGAGGAGTTTGCAATGATATGTTCCAGTTACAATGTTCCCGAGCAGAACGCCCGAGATGCCTTCCGCAAGTTTTCTCGT AATGGGACCTTAGAAATCACACGGGAAAAGTTTGGGGAGCTGTGGGTAGAATACTTCGCCTCGGAGGATCCATCCGCCCCAGGGAACTTCATCTTCGGAGTTACCAAGTTCGAATAA